ACATGGCACCCATGGTTCTGAGGGACGCGAATCACATTTTGTAGCCTAATGAGCAACTAGTGTCTCCCTAGTTAATATCTCCTGTGAATATAACCTTATGTAGCAGAACCGGTCCGCTAGCTTGTATCGTGTTAGTGTAGATAAAGGAGGAAGCTGGGGTGCAGCTCTGTTTTCCTGCCGGTATTGACATAGTCTGATTTTGTTGGTTTAGCTGGGCGGCATGAATGAACCAACGGTAACATGTCCAATTTCGAAACCGAGACATGACTCCTAGAGAATGAGATTCAACAAATAATTGTTGTGACTTTTGTCATAATTGTGGCAGACGAATCCTGTCTCTTGGATGTTGCACCATGTATTTTCTTTCTTGAAGACTGCCTTTAAAAACTTGGGCTGTGCTCCCTTCGCCCGCGTTTGATCCTTTCGATTTGAGATGGCTTGTACCCGACCCGGCTGGGCGGTTCATGATGGGTGGACCTAGGGGTTGCACCCGGGGTCACCGTCATTGGGCGGCGTCTGTACGCCCACGAGTGCCCTGCCTATCGGCGTATAGACCCTGGGCTGCCTTATATTGCCCACTGACACCCCCCCACCCCTTCCCCCTCATTGGGTGGGGTCTGTACGCCCACGAGCGCCCTGTTGCATGCTGCCCCGCGTGTGATCTGCCTATCGGCGTATAGACCCTGGGCTGCCTTATATTGCCCactgactcccccccccccccccccccccacacacacacacacacagaagacCATTCGTGCCTGCCCCGTAGGCGCCACACTTGCACGTTGAGGCGCCGCACGCCAAGGTGCCTTTGACTGGCCCCGGTTGTCGGTCACGCCACCAGCGTGGCATCGGCCTGACGCGCCACATTGTAAGGCGTTACACTTATAAGATGTTCTTATGTAAGGATGAAACGCCTAAGTGGTAGGTGTCTGCACATGAATATGAATACGTCAACCAATATGGCGTGTCCAGTCCACGACGCCTTCCTTTTTGGCATCTGGACGTTGTAAGTACGCCCTTGCATATGGCGTAGCATAACACCGCAACCTCGCCTTTTAACTTGACACTATAGTGCCATGAACCGCCCACGAACTTCGTGTCAGGCCGTTTATGGTGCCGTCTTAGAGTTAGGCGTGTCATTGTCAGATAGGCTGGTCATGCCGTCGGGTGACGTGTCCCTTCTAGGGCTCCTTGGAATTTGTCCATTTGAGCTCTGCTCCCCCCTCCCCCCGAAACCAAGTCGTCCCCTCCACAGAGCCACACTCGCGGTTCACCCAACCTCGTCGGCTCCTCCGGGTGTTCCCCACGGAAGCGACGACCCATTGGAAGCTTGCTGCCGGCGGCAGGCCCCTCTTCCCTTAAGGCCACTGTTACCAACCTCGACCCCAACCCCAAATCCACGGTGGTCGGATAGTCCGACGGTGGAGACGACACAGAAGCTTCCAGATCTGGGCAAACCATTAGGTAATCTTGTTACGAATCAACCTTAGAGCATGTATATCAGTTGTTCATTAGGTAATAGGAGGGTGCTAGCAAGTGGGAATAGTTTCTTGTATGCGGAACCTGTTTCTGGGTTAATGTTGGCTATATTGCCTTTTTATGTAGGATGGTGTATCGTAGCGTAGTCCATTTACATCATGGCGGTGTTCTTAACATCCAATCTGGCAGCACCGGTGTGGAGTTTGTGAACACCCAAAGCCATGTGTTATGTTTTCCAAAGGATCCAACTCTGGTTGAACTTGCTGATAAGGTGAGGCAAGTGATGGATGTCGATGGAAGTTCTGTAGTAAGGATGGAAGGAAAGATATGACGCCGGCACATGCCCTCGGTCGTTCCGGAGGCAGTGGCGGTGCCAAGGCCTCAGACATTGGAAGAAGAGAAGATAAGTCCAAGGTCCAAGCCTTCAATATATCCAGGGCTTGTGTTCAGCTCAATGCTAGACATGAAGATATGCTACAGGAGTATGCAGTGCAACACTATCGGCCTTACATAGTCTGAAAGTCAGACAAAAAAGAGCAATTCGTGGTGTGGTGTGAGAACAGGGAGCAAGGCTATCCCTGGAAGGTGTGTGCCAGGAAGCGCAACCCTGACGATCGATGGAAGATCGTTAGCTGCGTAGGATCGCACAAATGCGGGAGAGACCGCATAGAAGGTCATCACCGGCAGCTGGCGTCCAGCTTCATCGGCCAGCGTCTGAAACATGCCATCGCCAAGCAGCCGACACAGTCCGCGTCACAGCTTCATGATTACATAAACATGATATTTGAgtacaatgtcaagtatggaaaGGCCTGGAGGGCCAAGCAGCTGGCTCTAAAGATGGTATACGGTGACTGGGAGGAGTCGTACGGTCTGCTCCCAAAACAACTTCAGGCGATGAAAGCCCGCAATCCAGGAATGGTGTACGAGGTGGAGGGATACCCAGACAAGACCTCGGAGGGGTGGGACAGGAGATTCACCGTGTTTAGGAGGTCATTCTGGGCCTTCGGGGCGTCCATAGAGGAGTACCGTCACTGCAAGCCAGTTCTTTCTGTTGACGGAATGTTTTTGTCCGGCAAGGTCCGAGGCGTGCTTCTGGTGGCCATAACCTGTGATGCCGACAATCAGCTCGTGCCCCTTGCTTTCGGTCTCGTCGAACGGGAAGACAATTCCAACTGGGAATGGTTTCTAACTCTTCTCCGGGTGCACGTTCTGGGCGCTGACAGGTCACCATGCATCATATCTGACCGACACCCTGGTATCATCAACGCCATGTGCGTGCAATTAGAAGGTTATCCGAATGTGATTCacagatggtgcatgaggcatttcatACAGAACTTCTACTCCAGGGTAAAGAACAAAGACTGCACTGACGCATTGAAGCTCGTGTGCTGTGAATTTGAGCCTTTCATGTTCCAGCAAAGGCTGAATCACCTCTTAAAGTTTGTGTTCAATGATGGCTCGGAGTTCATACAGACACACCTTCCTTTGAAGGAGAAGTGGTCTCGAGCCTTCGACGTAGGGGGGTGCTAGGTACGGCGACATGACGAGCAACATGACTAATCCTGACCGGGCCCCCGTCCACTCATAGCCGTTGGAATCGGGACTAATACTCATATTAGTCCCGGGCCCAAACCCGACCGGAACTAGTGCTTCGGATGAAAGAttagttttctactagtgcactagCTCCATACCATTCTTCAATGCCAAAGCTTCCGTTGCAGCGGCATCAAGCACATGTTGTTGACCCAGCAAGAGCCTCACCCCAGTGGTTTCAAAGAAGCGCTGCCGTGGCTCCGCTTCCATCTTTCATGAAGTATGCATTCACGTTCATTTTATAAAGATAATCACGACTCGAATCCTCATCATATTTCAAATCGACGGTTTGAAATAGACCCGAACCTCTCGAAACATCGGATGGATTTGGTAGGAAGAAAAGGAGAAAGCAACACCGACGCCCTGCGTTGAGCTGTCCGCCCGTCCCGGCGTCGGTCCGGTCCGGTGGTACCAACTCAATGGAAAACCCGCGGTGCGCCGCTTTCTTAATTCGTTTGCTTCACGTAATCAATCTGCCACTGCCGCGCACGTTGCCGGGCGCCTTTTATTAGTAGCGCACCGACAGTGTTAGTTAGGGATCTCTTTTCCTACCAAGAAAGCGACGGCAGGTAAACCATTTTAACGCCGGCAGAAGAACACTTCCGTTAACAACAGCGCCGCTTTTACCTTTTAGGACAGAGGAGTAAGCAAGTGCAGTGGCAGTGGTTGGCCGCAGACAGCAGCAGCtcgcctccttccttccttcctcctcacTCCCCCCTATATACCCGCCACCCTACCCGTCGGAGGGTGCGCGCAGCGGTGGAGCTCGGTGGATTGTCGGGGCAAATGGGTTCCAGTTCCAGGGCCGCCCTCTTCTGCTTCCTGGCCGTCGCCTCCTCCCTCCTGCACCCCGCCAGATCTGACGGTAAGAGCAGGCGCTGCTCTTCTTTTCTTTCGTTCGCTGCTGCATTTGTGATTCGGTTCAGCTCTTCGGCCGGATCTGATCCGCGCGGTGGTTCTTGTAATCTAACCGCTTAGGAGGATGGGCATAGTGTAGGCGTATGGACTAGGAACCTGCTCCAGGCGAGGATGTTCGTCTGAATTTCATTTTCAGTGGTACATAGCATCCTAATTCCTGAATTCTACTTAGCTTGCCGTTGCCTACCGATGTGCCGAGTTCTTGGATGTCACTAAGCGGTTCTAGTGGGTTGCCTACCGTTGCCTATCGTCTGAGATCGGGTCTTCCAAGATCTCTTACTCTGTTTTAGCTTCCATTTAGACACGATAATTAGTCAAATTGTTGCAGCACAGATAAGATTCAGCATGCATGATCTGATGGTCAGGTCTCGTTGGTGAGCAATTGCAGTGTTCTTCTGTTCGCTCCAGCTGGTTGCTGGTGCTCGTGTTCGGTTGCTGGTGCTCATGTTCTGTTGCAGGGCACGGTCGTGGCCACAAATGAACGGCTCGCTGTTTGAGTTGGTGAACACAACGCTtaattggtactccctccgtaacaAAATGTGTAAGCCGTTTTTTATGCCCCGTGCAAAACCAAAAAAACGCCCTACATTTTGGTACAGAGGTAGTACTATGATCTACTCCGTAGTAACTTATACTGGAAGAGTTATTCAGCAATAAAAAAACTTGGGAGTGCTTTTGCTTCGTAGAAATCTGGGTACTCACTCACAAAATAGTTGCTTTAGCCACAAAATGAAGAGAACTCTGCACCCATTGTTTTGATGCTGCAGCCTATCACCTTGTTGCCTGCGCGATCCTTTGTGTGGGCGCGTTCATGTTTGATGTGCACATCCTAGTCGTGCAGAGGCCGattgtgtgctcattgtgtttgtatcccctCGATGCTTCATTACGAGCTAATAAAACGCCCTTTATCGGGAAAAAAAGTCACCGTGTAATTAAACTGCTTCCTTAATACTGGTTACTGTTTTCAGGGGAGGACAACCAGCTCCTCAAGGGGATCAACAGCTACAGAGCTTCACTCAAGGTCCCGGCGCTCACCGAGAACAGCAATGCCGACTGCCTGGCCGAGCAGCTAGCGAAGAAGTTCAAGGGCCAGGAGTGCACCAACACCACCGGAGCCAACACCGTCCCCGGCACCGAGCCGCAGTTCCCCGACTACCCCCAGTTCCTCGACCGCTGCCACCTCAACGCGTCGGTGACCGAGGACGGGCAGGTGATGCCGGCATGCGTGCCCGGACTCGTGGCCGACGTTGTGCTGACCAACTACACCAAGTCACAGTACAACCGGTTCCTCAACGACACCAAGTACTCCGGCGTCGGGATCGCCAACGAGGGGGACTGGGTGGTCGTCGTGCTCAGCACCAGCACCGACTCCGGCGACTACTCCCCTGCTCCCCCGGGCTCCAACTGGGCTCCTTCGGTCCAGCCATTCAGCTGGATGATTGTTTCGCTGGTAGGGTTCGTAGTTTTGCTGATGAAGTGAGAAGATAAATGTTGTGTTGCTCATCTCGCGTGCTACACCGCTGCAAATGAGCGTGTTGATCTTATGCCCGTGTCAGTCGTTTCTGTATCTTTCAGATTGTCATTTCTACTCGGTCCAGTTGACACCACAGTACAGTAGCATATACATGCCGCGAGGTTCGGGATCAAAACtttttttcttcagtattttcCTTTGACCACAATTGGCAACGGCTTTGGGATATTGTGGTCAGGTGATGTGCATTATTGAACCACATCTTTCATCTTTGAACATTTAGCTAAAGCCAGAACTTCAACTTTGTTGGGTGTTGGCACTGTGCACTCAATTTCTTTTAACATCTGTACTGCGCATTTAGTTTGTTATTGTTAGAGTATATTGGTGAAGCTGAGATGACTTGCGTTTTTTCTTCTTTGCTAGGAGATAACTTGTGTGTTCGTAGctcagatttttttttctttcaaaaaggaggaatacccccggccGGCCTCTGCATCTCTTGATGCACACAGCCATATGATTAAACGTCCAAGTTCAAAACAAGGTCTCAAAGAGTCTTACGGACCTCAAAGAAAGAACAAAATGATATGCCACAACCGGTGAGGCGAAAACAGATAAAGATGACTAAACAACTATTCTATTGTTGGACCGCCATCCAAactggttatatatatatatatatatatatatatatatatatatatatatatatatatatatatatatatatatcgtgcaACCATCTTTCATCGGTTGCAACCCAATATCCATAAAGCTCCATGTGGTCCACATGGCTGAATAAGGACCATGTAGGTATCCAAGCTGACGCCTTGAAGATAACTTGCAAATTTTTTGTGATGGTTTGTCTGTTAAAGACAACATCATTCCGACAATTTCAAATGGCTCAAAGTAACGCACACACTCCTACTCAAATATGTGCCGTAGTTTTAGGCTTAATCCCGGTTAACCAAGTCCCAAATAAATGTGTATCCGAGACGGGCGGAGCAACATTAAAGGATACGTGAATGATCCGCCATAGTAACTTTGCAAGTGGGCAAAGGAGAAACACATGTTCTATTGTTTCGTCGtgatcacaaaagcaacatcgtCTACTACCTTCCCAACTACGCTTTGCAGTTTATCCTTCGTCAAAATGACTCTTATTCACAAACCACATAGATAACCAGTAGATTTTCAATTAGAGGGGAGAGGCCGCACACCTCCTCAAAGGGACCTTGTaatgtaagagcatctacaaccaggcTCCTCAAATGCCCCGCGATACGTCCAGACGAACGGTCTGGTCAATGACCTGTCATAAAATTACAACTCAACCGATATCCTCAAACCAGCCCTATATGTCCAGACTGACCAACACTTCCATATCCAGCCCATATCTAGACCAAATATGGGAGGTCCAGGCTGACCAGCACTCCCATATCCAGCCATATCTAGGGAAAATATGGGAAGGCCTGGATGCATCCACCACGTAAGATCTGACAGAAAGGGCTCACCAAAAATTTCATCAAATTCTCCTCCTCCCCCAACCTAGTCGGACTGGTCCTTTTCCCCCCCTCTCTTCTTCCTCGTCCGCGCTGGCCTTCTCCTAGCTCCACTGCCATCCCGACCACTCAGCGCCGCCCCCACAACCATAAAACTCCTTCCCATCAGCGTCGCCGCCATGCTACGTCCGGCTCTTCTCATAGTATGCCTTGCCCCCTATGTGCGCAAAAAATTGTTCGAGAAGTTTTTTTGATTGTTTTGTAGGCGAAACGATGGATTTGGAGGGTTTGTCAGATGAAGAGTATCAACACAAGGAGATTGATGAATTAATTCAAAAGGAGTTCTTTGATTCTTCAGATTCGAACGACGAAGATGATAAGATGATGATGAGCATCCAGGGGGAAATGGAGCAGATTCTGAACTTCAAGGGTTCGATCAAAGGGATGAGAGCTTACAACCGGGATAGGATCGCAAAGCTGCTTTACAAGGACTATTTTCACCCCATACCAACATTCGCTGAAACATTTTTTCGTCGATGCCACCCTATGCGCGAACCATTATTCTTGTGCGTGACGGAGAGAGTGGAGGCACATGATCCCTACTTCAGTATCAAGAAGGATTGTTGCGGAAAACTCTCGTTCTTTCCTTTGCAGAAATGCATGGCTACACCAAGGATGCTTGTTGTAGGTACCACCATTGATACAGTCGTGAAGATAGTCCGGATGGGGGAGAGCACATGACTTGATACCACTGAGATTTGACTGCATCATGGTGCAAGTGTTTGGAGTGGAGTATCTGAGAGAACCAACTATGCAATATAGAGGAAGGTTGATGGCTATTGGAGCAGCAAGAGGTTTTCCATGTATACTTGGTTCAATTGATTGCATGTAGTGGAGTTGTTGCTTCAcagtaaatagtcaaaaaaattgtTTGCATGCATTGAcaatggaagaactgccccaaAGATTTACACATGGTGTACCAATGTCACACCAAAGAGGCGACCACCATATTAGAAGCAATGGTATCAAGGGACTTGtggattttgaaggaaatatgccctagaggcaataataaagttgttattttatatttccttataccatgataaatgtttattattcatggtagaattgtattaaccggaaacttgatacatgtgtggatgcatagacaaaacacggtgtccctagtaagcctctactagactagctcgttaatcaaaggtggttaagtttcctaaccatagacatgtgttgtcatttgatgaatgagatcacatcattaggagaatgatgtgatggacaagacccaccagttagcttagcatattgattgttcagttttattgctattgctttcttcatgtcaaatacatattccttcaactatgagattatgcaactccgggataccgaaggaatgccttgtgtgctatcaaacatcacaacgtaactgggtgattataaagatactctacaggtatctccgaaggtgtttgttgggttggcatagatcgagattaggatttgtcactctgagtatcggagaggtatctctgggccctctcggtaatacacatcataagaagacttgcaagaaaagtgactaatgagttagttacaagatgatgtattacggcacgagtaaaga
The window above is part of the Triticum aestivum cultivar Chinese Spring chromosome 2A, IWGSC CS RefSeq v2.1, whole genome shotgun sequence genome. Proteins encoded here:
- the LOC123187741 gene encoding uncharacterized GPI-anchored protein At3g06035 — protein: MGSSSRAALFCFLAVASSLLHPARSDGEDNQLLKGINSYRASLKVPALTENSNADCLAEQLAKKFKGQECTNTTGANTVPGTEPQFPDYPQFLDRCHLNASVTEDGQVMPACVPGLVADVVLTNYTKSQYNRFLNDTKYSGVGIANEGDWVVVVLSTSTDSGDYSPAPPGSNWAPSVQPFSWMIVSLVGFVVLLMK